In Aspergillus oryzae RIB40 DNA, chromosome 6, one genomic interval encodes:
- a CDS encoding uncharacterized protein (phosphoglycerate dehydrogenase and related dehydrogenases) codes for MAPGITEPSSSAGPSTAESKPTVYVLDTFPPKAIEYAKTLFNIIQPQDEEFKNWRQNARALLIRGSYVTADDIASCPNLIAIGKHGVGIDKINQDACAQRGIKILNTPGANARDVAELVVALALSVARGIRSITTRQMLKPVPKETCNGLTLYQKTIGIIGMGNIGRTVAEIFRGGFDANIVAYDAYMPEDVWSHIPHTRAKSVDEVLVQADVLSVHVPLTAETRDMISYEQIRAMKPDAILINAARGGIINEADLTKALSEGYLWGAGLDCHEQEPPSHEKYEALWKNLNVISTPHIGAATSRAQLASATAAVDNLYQYLSKL; via the coding sequence ATGGCCCCCGGAATCACGGAaccctcatcctcagcaGGTCCTTCGACCGCTGAAAGCAAGCCTACCGTCTATGTTCTTGACACCTTCCCTCCCAAGGCCATCGAGTACGCCAAGACTCTGTTCAACATTATCCAACCTCAGGatgaagaattcaagaacTGGCGGCAAAATGCCCGAGCGCTGCTAATTCGAGGCTCATATGTTACGGCTGATGACATCGCGAGCTGCCCGAATTTAATCGCCATCGGCAAGCATGGCGTGGGAATTGACAAGATCAATCAGGATGCCTGCGCACAGAGGGGTATCAAGATCCTCAACACCCCCGGTGCCAATGCGCGGGACGTTGCCGAGCTGGTCGTTGCACTGGCCTTGTCGGTTGCTCGGGGAATTCGGTCCATCACAACCCGGCAAATGTTGAAGCCCGTACCGAAGGAGACCTGCAATGGATTGACTCTGTATCAGAAGACGATCGGCATCATTGGTATGGGGAATATCGGACGTACAGTGGCGGAAATATTCCGCGGTGGCTTCGACGCCAACATTGTTGCTTATGACGCCTACATGCCCGAGGATGTGTGGTCCCATATCCCACATACCAGGGCAAAGAGTGTCGATGAGGTGCTTGTCCAGGCAGACGTGCTCTCTGTCCACGTCCCCCTCACCGCAGAGACCCGAGACATGATTTCCTATGAGCAAATTCGCGCAATGAAGCCCGACGCAATTCTGATCAATGCTGCTCGTGGTGGTATTATCAACGAGGCCGACCTCACCAAGGCGTTATCGGAAGGGTATCTTTGGGGTGCAGGGTTGGATTGTCATGAGCAAGAGCCACCGAGCCATGAGAAGTATGAGGCCCTCTGGAAGAATTTGAACGTTATTAGCACACCACACATTGGCGCTGCCACCTCAAGGGCGCAACTGGCCAGTGCTACAGCAGCGGTGGATAACCTGTACCAATATCTCTCGAAACTGTGA
- a CDS encoding SMP-30/gluconolactonase/LRE family protein (predicted protein), with protein MNFYPVPPVIQAEIYVRIPDSLRCTGQPTEWRGGSAVPASDIFLEGPTYVADGSLYIVDVPYGRILKVDAEKQVTECVRWDGEPNGLVVREDGCIVIADYKQGILLFDPSTNTISPLLTRRNLERFKGPNDLIISSTNDIYFTDQGQTGMTDQTGCVYRLSPTGKLDCLVSNGISPNGLALSPDERFLYVAMTRSNAVWRLPLHADGSTTKVGLFFQSFGCAGPDGLAVDEEGNVFICHPSLGSVFVVDADGIPKARIVTAPEGGKNLTNCTFGGPDGKTLFITDSIKGNVQCVRWHCRGVPVSKKVKQAKI; from the exons ATGAATTTCTATCCAGTTCCCCCGGTTATCCAAGCCGAGATCTATGTCCGCATCCCGGACTCCCTCAGATGCACCGGCCAGCCCACTGAGTGGCGCGGTGGATCAGCTGTTCCGGCGTCTGACATTTTCCTCGAAGGTCCCACTTACGTTGCCGATGGCAGTCTCTACATAGTAGACGTCCCGTATGGCCGGATTCTCAAGGTGGATGCGGAAAAGCAGGTGACGGAGTGCGTTCGATGGGATGGGGAGCCGAACGGTCTTGTGGTGCGAGAGGATGGCTGCATCGTGATTGCGGATTATAAGCAA GGAATTCTTCTATTCGATCCTTCTACAAATACAATATCTCCGCTGCTTACTCGGCGCAACCTCGAGAGGTTCAAGGGCCCTAACGACTtgatcatctcctccacgaACGACATCTACTTCACCGATCAGGGTCAAACGGGAATGACCGATCAGACCGGATGCGTCTATCGGCTCTCGCCCACGGGCAAGCTCGACTGCCTGGTCTCCAACGGAATTTCCCCGAACGGCCTGGCCCTCTCCCCCGATGAGCGGTTTTTGTACGTGGCTATGACTCGGTCCAATGCCGTCTGGcgacttcctcttcatgCCGATGGGTCTACCACCAAAGTCGGCCTCTTCTTTCAGTCCTTTGGATGTGCGGGTCCTGATGGACTTGCCGTGGACGAAGAGGGGAATGTATTCATTTGCCATCCCAGCCTCGGTTCAGTGTTTGTCGTGGATGCGGACGGAATTCCCAAGGCCAGGATTGTAACAGCGCCAGAAGGTGGAAAGAACCTGACGAACTGTACCTTTGGTGGCCCGGATGGGAAAACATTGTTTATCACGGATAGTATCAAAGGCAATGTGCAATGTGTGCGATGGCACTGTAGGGGAGTTCCAGTCTCGAAGAAGGTGAAACAAGCCAAGATATAG
- a CDS encoding uncharacterized protein (predicted transporter (major facilitator superfamily)), which produces MGLISEAKRAMQDAPKEVFNAYVLMCTCFFALSGVSKGFDEGNIASIVTQAHFKARFGLDTQSEDEYANTKGWLVSIATAGAVFGCLGCSPINDRFGRRWTLRIATVIYIAGVLGQGLCGGNLSGLYASRFIAGLGIGPLSIVPPVYITEISPKAIRGLLTVLFAACQQLGVVLGFFVNYGVTKQYPGVDEQWMLPTLLQIVPAVVWGFGTFLCSESPRWLLYKGHREEAAATMSKLRHLPRDHSVVLSELAGMDAQILHETEAVSNATVWDLLKETFVPVENRRRFFLIFMATLFSQWSGANAITQYSPTIFGYLGISGDEAKFLATGIYGVVKFVSTVCFALFIVDFIGRRRSLMTGISLQLITLIFVGAYLGVTSHLSADEIEATPSASRASTAAIVAIFLHAVAWSIGWFSIPYLVGSEIFPIRIRSLNMSISMAFHWAFYFGCSRAMPSLLAATHKWGAFVFFSCICLISLVYVFYAMPDTTGRSLEELDSLFQRPWYTVYQVAYPSRDEIQVERLEDKVSADGTSKHIEQA; this is translated from the exons ATGGGACTTATCTCGGAAGCGAAAAGGGCTATGCAAGATGCCCCAAAGGAAGTTTTCAATGCCTATGTTTTAATGTGTACATGCTTCTTCGCCCTTTCTGGTGTGTCGAAAGGGTTTGATGAAG GAAACATTGCCTCGATCGTTACGCAAGCTCATTTTAAGGCCCGCTTTGGTCTCGATACACAGTCAGAGGATGAGTATGCCAACACAAAAGGATGGCTAGTATCTATAGCCACAGCTGGAGCGGTCTTTGGGTGTCTTGGG TGCTCCCCCATCAACGATCGATTTGGCCGACGTTGGACGCTCCGCATTGCTACAGTCATCTACATCGCTGGCGTCTTGGGTCAAGGGCTCTGCGGAGGAAACCTTTCCGGGCTTTATGCCTCCAGATTTATTGCAGGGTTGGGAATTGGCCCTTTGTCAATTGTTCCTCCGGTTTATATTACTGAG ATCTCGCCGAAAGCTATTCGTGGTCTTCTTACAGTTCTGTTCGCGGCTTGCCAGCAGCTAGGTGTAGTGCTGGGCTTTTTCGTTAATTACGGAGTCACTAAACAGTACCCTGGCGTCGACGAGCAATGGATGCTCCCCACTCTCCTTCAGATTGTCCCAGCTGTGGTCTGGGGTTTCGGAACTTTCTTATGCTCGGAATCTCCTCGATGGCTTCTTTACAAGGGCCACCGAGAggaagcagcagcaaccatGTCCAAGCTTCGCCACTTACCTCGTGATCATTCTGTGGTCCTATCCGAACTAGCTGGCATGGACGCTCAAATATTGCATGAAACCGAAGCTGTCAGCAATGCAACCGTATGGGACCTCCTAAAGGAGACTTTTGTCCCCGTTGAGAACCGCcgtcgcttcttcttgatctttaTGGCCACGCTGTTCTCCCAGTGGTCGGGCGCCAACGCGATAACACAGTATTCACCTACTATCTTCGGATACCTGGGAATCAGTGGGGACGAGGCCAAATTTTTGGCGACCGGAATCTATGGAGTGGTCAAGTTTGTGAGCACGGTGTGCTTTGCATTATTCATTGTAGATTTTATCGGTCGACGCCGATCTTTGATGACCGGAATCAGTCTCCAACTGATCACTTTGATATTTGTCGGGGCATATCTCGGCGTCACCAGCCATCTCTCCGCTGACGAGATCGAGGCGACTCCCAGTGCGTCTCGGGCATCTACTGCCGCCATCGTTGCGATCTTCCTCCACGCGGTGGCCTGGAGTATTGGCTGGTTTAGTATCCCTTACCTTGTTGGCTCAGAAATATTCCCCATTCGCATCCGGTCGTTGAACATGTCCATTTCCATGGCGTTCCATTGGGCGTTTTATTTCGGATGTTCGCGTGCCATGCCGAGTCTTCTAGCTGCCACGCATAAGTGGGGAGCCTTTGTGTTTTTTAGCTGTATTtgtttgatatcattggtTTATGTGTTCTATGCCATGCCG GATACTACGGGAAGATCCCTTGAGGAGTTGGATAGCCTGTTCCAGCGACCGTGGTACACCGTTTACCAGGTGGCCTACCCATCACGCGATGAGATTCAAGTAGAGAGACTGGAGGACAAGGTGTCGGCCGATGGAACGTCTAAGCACATTGAGCAGGCTTAG
- a CDS encoding uncharacterized protein (predicted protein), translated as MVECCPKPSLPEEASKSPRLGSPCHPADAAALSLVVTMKLRLFVEINFACAVGGFEPVPAGCDRCRETMSQFQVESWIWYGVTVFVIILRFISRLLLVKSVKALQVEDYLMLLVLCFYTGLVVTLNRIEHAQTNLMKPGDEAHLTPESIKDRIYGSKLVLATEQCMLATIWGCKGCLLLLYARLTEGIKQQLAVKILAGYVVGSYILLEILYFAVWCRPFYNYWAVPTPNVGVFSMGTFIILCATLSKVYSFKDPFSPEWLFWYVREASTAVCVANIPNCWSLVRRVFNLSSWTGSSHSKGRTHHYTPYAYGTGTHSRTRRHTSSQKKGLWTSVTMSGVRKTESAEEIIKDDPEQQAHQGIPLEIWHQTSIHVTEELPRPDDSHKGSTTTVPGRG; from the exons ATGGTGGAATGTTGCCCTAAACCTAGTCTTCCAGAAGAGGCCTCGAAATCACCAAGGTTAGGTTCGCCTTGCCATCCGGCTGACGCAGCCGCATTGTCACTGGTAGTTACAATGAAACTGAGGCTTTTTGTTGAAATTAACTTTGCCTGCGCCGTGGGCGGTTTTGAACCAGTCCCTGCAGGTTGCGAC CGATGCAGAGAAACCATGTCCCAGTTCCAAGTTGAATCATGGATTTGGTATGGGGTCACGGTATTCGTGATAATACTGCGATT CATATCGCGGCTGCTGTTGGTGAAAAGCGTGAAGGCCCTACAAGTGGAGGACTACTTAATGCTCCTGGTATTG TGCTTCTACACAGGGCTGGTGGTCACATTGAATCGAATCGAACATGCGCAGACGAATTTAATGAAACCGGGCGACGAAGCGCATTTGACACCGGAGTCGATCAAGGACCGCATTTATGGTAGCAAACTGGTGTTGGCAACTGAGCAATGCATGCTAGCGACCATTTGGGGGTGCAaaggatgtcttcttctcctctacGCCAGGTTGAC GGAAGGGATTAAGCAACAGCTGGCCGTCAAGATCCTGGCTGGTTATGTGGTTGGCTCATACATTCTCTTGGAGATCCTCTACTTCGCGGTTTGGTGTCGGCCATTCTACAACTACTGGGCTGTGCCCACTCCCAACG TGGGTGTATTCAGCATGGGAACCTTTATT ATCCTATGCGCCACTCTCAGCAAAGTCTACAGCTTTAAAGATCCCTTCAGCCCCGAATGGCTCTTCTGGTACGTCCGCGAGGCCAGCACCGCCGTCTGCGTCGCCAACATCCCCAACTGTTGGAGTCTGGTCCGCCGCGTCTTCAACCTGAGTTCCTGGACCGGCAGTTCGCACAGCAAAGGCAGAACACACCACTACACCCCCTACGCATATGGAACGGGAACGCATAGTAGGACGAGACGACACACATCCTCCCAGAAAAAGGGTCTCTGGACATCCGTCACCATGTCCGGGGTACGGAAAACGGAGAGCGCGGAGGAAATTATCAAAGACGACCCTGAGCAGCAAGCCCACCAAGGAATCCCACTCGAAATCTGGCACCAAACCAGCATCCACGTCACGGAAGAACTACCCAGACCTGATGATAGCCATAAGGGTTCCACTACAACAGTTCCAGGCCGGGGTTAG
- a CDS encoding uncharacterized protein (predicted protein), translating to MDPFARKIAIESWILYGVGLLIIGCRLLMTKEHLVVKIVAGYVVISFIVIEVLFLGVWCRPISHYWELEAEDFQCSTYFNHLITTTVLNISSDLMMLCIPLPLFIRSHLPLKQKVAVCAVFSLGGIVVCEPQYTPAEINR from the exons ATGGATCCTTTTGCCAGAAAAATCGCTATTGAGTCATGGATCTTATATGGAGTGG GGCTTTTGATTATCGGATGTCGCCT GCTTATGACGAAAGAGCATTTAGTTGTGAAAATTGTTGCGGGATATGTAGTGATCTCCTTTATTGTCATTGAGGTCCTTTTCTTGGGAGTCTGGTGCAGGCCGATCAGCCATTACT GGGAACTTGAAGCTGAAGACT TCCAATGTTCCACCTACTTCAACCATTTGATTACGACAACCGTTCTCAACATTTCCTCGGActtgatgatgttgtgtATTCCATTGCCGCTCTTCATCCGATCACACTTGCCTCTCAAGCA GAAGGTTGCAGTGTGTGCTGTGTTCAGTCTTGGTGGGATCGTTGTCTGTGAACCCCAATACACTCCAGCTGAGATAAACCGCTGA
- a CDS encoding uncharacterized protein (predicted protein), with protein sequence MGDAPALPDYVLDADAVLKDTEAAWRHGRVPNYSKTRQFYDQTKTMKHEAGSLPDLVEKLVKNWEIEASYKTSLADWRTIDQKTYTFSLNGGPPQTGEHMLNVGTYNALLTASSYYDPAHNDFETSHKAFKRMMPTFAWEVTEVYSGPPTVVFKWRHWGDMANDYVGYNDRGEKVRVKAHGGRIDIQGIVIAKVNEKLELERIDVWYDPMDMFRQIARENAEVVADTASVSGGCPFSGAAKTSSSE encoded by the exons ATGGGTGACGCACCAGCACTTCCCGACTACGTCCTTGACGCCGATGCAGTCCTTAAAGACACAGAGGCCGCCTGGCGACATGGCCGGGTGCCCAACTATTCAAAGACTAGACAGTTTTATGACCAGA CTAAAACAATGAAACACGAGGCCGGAAGCCTTCCAGACCTGGTCGAAAAACTCGTCAAAAATTGGGAAATCGAAGCCTCATACAAGACCTCCCTCGCCGACTGGAGGACCATCGACCAGAAGACATATACTTTTTCATTAAACGGAGGCCCACCGCAGACAGGTGAGCATATGCTCAATGTTGGCACGTACAACGCTCTCCTGACTGCGAGCTCGTACTATGATCCGGCACACAATGATTTCGAAACGAGTCATAAGGCGTTCAAGCGCATGATGCCCACATTTGCCTGGGAGGTGACAGAAGTATATAGCGGACCGCCGACTGTGGTCTTCAAGTGGAGACATTGGGGTGATATGGCGAATGATTATGTGGGATATAACGA TCGCGGAGAGAAGGTCAGGGTCAAGGCGCATGGCGGCCGCATTGATATCCAGGGTATTGTTATTGCTAAGGTGAACGAAAAGCTTGAGCTGGAGAGAATCGATGTTTGGTATGATCCCATGGATATGTTTCGCCAGATTGCCCGCGAGAACGCGGAAGTTGTTGCCGACACCGCGTCGGTGTCTGGGGGCTGTCCGTTCTCTGGAGCTGCGAAGACCTCATCCTCTGAATGA
- a CDS encoding ferritin-like domain-containing protein (predicted protein) codes for MPTFLFLAALLSGAGVFASPVPTEAPAKQTGYPVIVGENGYTSAPYHGPYTGTPTTTGAVKAPATLAASIEPKPPSPTATYYNSQGVPLNPMPAPYVPAGGLGTNGTEPRYMVESDWDFESIALGVYQEYIELDLFHDGLARFTDEEFQEAGLGPEARSLIEFMANQETGHATLLSNMLGEAAPKQCVYNYPYKTVREWVDFMQRVTRYGESGVWGFISHLDSREVATLLSLSISTEARQQLIFRQMSGLTPIDVWFENGWPQSWQWTMLAPYISYCPEGTTRLAWQNFPTLQILNNPNINRVSPDDTPDDGSETVGKRITDPSVSDIPKDENCLNKDAIGKNCAPAIAHNRSEPLSYPGKQVFLEWEAPGKSVGPNNSYITTTTAGEPKFVAWSSQLNLTYSPLTLTGDNTGYTYQPEGYVYGDDGIINGTMAIMLTDLDLFVTPFNLTMLNPHIVALGLYMAG; via the coding sequence ATGCCGACCTTCTTGTTCCTTGCTGCTCTACTTTCGGGTGCTGGCGTCTTTGCATCACCAGTCCCAACCGAAGCACCGGCTAAGCAAACAGGTTACCCGGTTATCGTGGGGGAGAATGGTTATACCAGCGCTCCGTATCACGGTCCGTACACGGGTACGCCTACCACCACTGGGGCCGTGAAGGCGCCGGCGACGCTTGCTGCGTCAATCGAGCCCAAGCCTCCAAGCCCTACCGCGACGTACTACAACAGCCAAGGTGTGCCGCTCAACCCGATGCCAGCCCCATATGTCCCTGCTGGAGGATTGGGCACAAATGGCACCGAGCCTCGCTACATGGTAGAGAGTGACTGGGACTTCGAGTCGATTGCTCTTGGTGTCTATCAGGAGTACATTGAACTCGATCTATTCCACGATGGCCTTGCTCGGTTTACCGACGAGGAGTTCCAAGAGGCTGGCCTGGGCCCAGAGGCCCGGTCGCTCATCGAGTTCATGGCAAACCAAGAGACCGGACATGCGACCTTGCTGAGCAACATGCTGGGAGAAGCCGCACCGAAGCAATGTGTATATAACTATCCGTACAAGACTGTCCGCGAGTGGGTCGATTTCATGCAACGTGTCACTCGTTATGGTGAATCTGGCGTCTGGGGTTTCATCTCCCATCTCGACTCTCGCGAGGTTGCCAcccttctgtctctttcaatttccaCCGAAGCTCGCCAGCAATTGATCTTCCGACAGATGTCGGGACTCACCCCGATTGATGTTTGGTTCGAGAACGGATGGCCCCAGTCCTGGCAATGGACAATGTTAGCCCCCTATATCAGCTACTGTCCCGAGGGTACCACTCGTCTCGCATGGCAGAACTTCCCAACTCTCCAAATCTTGAACAACCCGAACATCAACCGCGTTTCCCCGGACGACACACCAGACGATGGTAGCGAGACGGTCGGCAAGCGTATCACCGACCCATCAGTTTCAGACATCCCAAAGGACGAGAATTGCCTGAACAAGGACGCGATCGGTAAGAATTGTGCCCCCGCGATTGCCCACAACCGCTCCGAGCCTCTATCATACCCTGGCAAGCAGGTCTTCCTCGAATGGGAAGCGCCAGGTAAGAGCGTCGGACCGAACAACTCCTACATCACGACAACAACTGCTGGTGAGCCTAAGTTCGTGGCCTGGAGTTCTCAATTGAACTTGACCTACTCGCCTTTGACCCTGACGGGTGACAACACTGGCTACACGTACCAACCGGAGGGCTACGTCTATGGCGATGATGGCATCATCAACGGCACCATGGCTATCATGCTGACTGATCTTGACCTCTTTGTCACCCCGTTTAACTTGACCATGCTCAATCCCCACATTGTCGCCCTCGGCTTGTATATGGCTGGTTAA